The Vitis vinifera cultivar Pinot Noir 40024 chromosome 1, ASM3070453v1 DNA segment ACGATATTTTCGGTTATTGTGAGTAATGGCATACATGCATGAGAGCATGGAGAGTGGAATGGATGCATggcgtggtgtagagagagaaaaggtggtgaggGACATGtggtgtggtgtagagagagaaaatgtggtGAGGGACATGtggtgtggtgtagagagagaaaagatgGTGAGGGACATGTGGTGTGGTGTAGAAAGAGAAAATGTGGTGAGGGGATTGTGGTGTGGTGTAGAAAGAGAAAATGTGGTGAGAGGATTGtggtgtggtgtagagagagaaaaggtggtgaggaagaaaatgagggagtTGGGTATTGAAGGTGAGAGATGGACGGGTGAGGAATGGGTGGTGAGTGAAAGTGTCCATGGGGGGTGGCCATGCATGTTGGATAGGGTATGTGAGCATTGTAGGGACCCTTCTCCCTGAtaacatgtggcacacattCTCATCTGGGGTCAACcccatccggatttccccaagagtacacgtggcgcgcttctcctatccggactacctcaaggagaagcacacgacactcataAGCATGACATCCAGACGACTTCCACAAACGCATCCGGACGACTAAACACAGGCCATCCGGATACGTTGCCtagatcattgactgaagtaagcaagtcttgcacGTTATCACAATAGCCTGCCATGGCCCAtgttccgccacctgcagagtgaaaggacaagatgaagtgacaacaagtcacttcccacgatcacctaccacgatctctgacaaccacatcacctaccacgatctctgtcagccgcccgtagggtgatgatggtcctgccaccacctagtgtcatcatgacaacacaaaatatctccccaccattgaAAAGGGAAACAAAGCTTCTGATGCTATATATacgaaccttcacacaaagaggaaggtaagcttgctatacctagtaaaaggccaactaaTTTATCTCTCTTtgaaccatggctgacaaaaccatcggatggtgcgtccggacaccccgtccggacgccttttgcaggtggaACGACTGAAGcaagaatctatattggttgagatcgtgcgtccatccatttggcaactacgtggatcaccagggacgcgaggcctcaacaagCATGGAAGGTTTGCATGGACATGAGGGCTAGGGTATACAAACGTGGAGAGTTTGCATGGGTATGAGGGTGGTGATGTGCATGGGTAAGTATGGAGGTTTGAAAGGATGGGTATGTGTTGATGAATGGCAACCATGGGGGGTAGCCATGCATGCATGATTCCCATGCATGTAGGTGGGTGGCTTTGGGATTCCTATGGAGATGAGCATGGCATGGGTATGGTGGGCAGCCGGGTATGAAAATGGATGGTAAGATTAGCTTTTGTAAGTGGGTGTGATGAATGGATGGGGAAGAATAATGGGGAGTGGGTTTAATGGGCTTGGAATTAATGGACTGGGTGGCCGGATTTAGTGAGAAAAATGAGGCAACCGTCTGGGTACAGAGAGGTGATGGTGTGGGGTCTATAAAGGTGGTGGACATGGGAAGATCTTCACCAGCTAATGCAGTTGGATGGAACTACATGAATGCTGTGTTGGAAAATTACAGCCTAGGAGTGACGTGCCATGGCTATACCAAGAGTAGATGaagataacaaaaaacaaagcaCAAAAAGTGGATTCAAGCAACGAGCCCATACAGGGTAAAACACGGTTACAAATGGATTCAAGTCATGCTTCATATCTTAATCAACAAGCTTAGATGAGGGTGGGAGAAATCAAATGAGTATCATATAAAAGGGTAAAACACGGTTACAAAATATCTCATGAAGGAATCAAAATAGGAGCAAACTAATCTACAGCAAAACCATTAGCAAAACATGAACATGGTCAGTCCTAGTCCACAAATATCATCTAAGAAACAccagaaaaaaaacataagagcATACCAGTAGAAGCTAATGGGGAATCCACAATAAAGGTACCTGAAAACGCTTCTCTTCAGCGGATTTCTCCCTATTCTTGCTCTAGAAGCTCTCCAGAAAATTCACAAAACTCCCCTCCTTCTTTTCCAGTTAGTCCCCCTCTTTATCTCCAAAACGTCCTGCTCTGAAGCTCCAACCCTCTCCTCCTTCCCCAAAACGTCCTGCTCTGAAGCTCCAGCCCTCTCCCCCTTCCCAAAGCTCTCCGCTATCACTCTTCACCTCTTCTCTTTTTCCTCCAGAAATCTCTCCAGGCAGCACGTCCAAAAAGCAACCTCTCCTCCTGCAACTGCCAGACGCTCCTTCATAACGGCCTCAAGATTCCATAACAGGTGTCCCTTTTTCATTGCTCCTCAATTCCACTACCTGATTCTATAGCAACCATCCACGAGCCGACAAGTGGCTCAATGAGAGGCTTCCACCTGGTAAGAATGAGTTGCTGGGATATGACAAAAAACCGAGACCCATATGGGGGTCTACAAACAGGTTTAaataaattgttcttaaaaataaatttttattttgatttttaaaatgttgtaaatcaatttatgatttaaactatatttaatttaagtcttattaaaaataaaaattaatttgttattataaataaattttaaaatatatagtttttagtaaaatatgaatattaatattataatgaaatcataaattgtttatatatatatatatatatatataaaatgattttgtcGCTATAACaaatatgatgttttaaaaatatatagtttttagtaaaatatgaatacttatatcataaagaaatcataaattgtatttttttttccataaaaatgatattatatattttgtagtTAATTATAAAGATATGGATATTAATATCTTTAtataatacaattattttttaaaaaagtttaatttctttcaatttgaaaaaaaatcataacataGATAAATTTAGTaacatattttgaaaaattaatttttaaattctcatattatttttaaaaattataagatttattATTAAGTCTCACTTGATTTGGTTTCACTTAATTCAAAATTGAGTTGTCGagtaagaaaatttaaaataaataataaaattatgatgtatttgttagcccaagggttctcctaatcgggttttgatgataacaaactatGATTAaatgactaattggtttaatggttaagaatctcaggcataaactcgaaaattcatcaaatgaccaaatggatacaagatcgagacgtttggaagacttgtgatcataggaaactaatataAGATAAATGCCTAAGTGCACTTAGGATTCTCATATCGTTTCATtagaagacttgtgatcataggagaCTTGTGATCGAGacgtttattctttaaaattttgatttcattaaaacctgagttttaacaaatgtaccttaggcaaaatgttttaaaattgacatAATAATTCATCTTAAagccttgcctaagtgttagaaaagaaaggaattgaaaaagataggttttcggggccaaaaggctcaaccggtcgaggctatggccaaccggctcaaccggtcgaggctatggccaaccggctcaaccggttgccCTTGTCTGGTCAAGGGATGCacaaaactttctctctctcccaatagTCTTCTCTTCTCGATCGAGGTGATTCTATTCCCGGTTGAGGTctggtcgaggcaacggtaacctgtcaagcattaaatgctctaacgACTAGTGAACCGGTTGACCCCTATCTCGACCGGTCAAGGTTATCTTTTGCTATTTTTGGCTcctgagcttagaaacctataaattgatagctccacttcatttattgacaagagaacacttgcaatcaattgtctacctacctgtttTTGACCAAAAAGATCTCAATTGTCGagtaagaaaatttaaaataaacaataaaattatgatgtattatatatcatatttggtctattatattttatagtgattaaatatatttttaagtttcaaatcatttttaagaattattaaatgtcataataaatttaatatattaagtcTTGTTTGATCTGAAATGTATTTGTCagcaataaaatttataaaaatataatcatgtgtaaagaaacaataataaaattattctaGACCAATTcttgtaaatggatttttattataaagtgtattatatttttagttgtaAATCATTTTTCTCAATTCATAAACTTGTTAATAAATTTGATGCATTCAAGTCtacttgtttaataaaaaatttataaaagtatagTTTAAAAGTGCAAAATAGAGTcgttttaaatccatttttattcataaatttatagtattaattggttaattatttgagttttaaattatttttaaaaattactaaattctttaataaatctaacacattaaattttatttgattttgagtttatttacctaatgaaaaaaaatcacaacA contains these protein-coding regions:
- the LOC109123413 gene encoding ribosomally synthesized cyclic peptide ustiloxin B precursosr-like; protein product: MAYMHESMESGMDAWRGVEREKVVRDMWCGVERENVVRDMWCGVEREKMVRDMWCGVERENVVRGLWCGVERENVVRGLWCGVEREKVVRKKMRELGIEGERWTGEEWVVSESVHGGWPCMLDRVGGFGIPMEMSMAWVWWAAGYENGCEKNEATVWVQRGDGVGSIKVVDMGRSSPANAVGWNYMNAVLENYSLGVTCHGYTKSR